The following are encoded in a window of Bacillus sp. SORGH_AS_0510 genomic DNA:
- a CDS encoding alpha/beta-type small acid-soluble spore protein, protein MANNNNSNQLLVPGVQQALDQMKYEIATEFGVQLGADTTSRANGSVGGEITKRLVAMAEQQLGGGFAR, encoded by the coding sequence ATGGCAAACAACAATAACTCAAATCAATTGCTAGTACCTGGTGTACAACAAGCTCTTGACCAAATGAAGTATGAAATTGCTACTGAATTCGGTGTTCAACTTGGTGCTGACACTACTTCACGCGCTAACGGTTCTGTTGGTGGTGAAATCACTAAGCGTTTAGTCGCTATGGCTGAACAACAATTAGGCGGCGGATTTGCTCGTTAA
- the mbcS gene encoding acyl-CoA synthetase MbcS, translating to MKREDLIAPERYNLVSEVERFAKDPNRMALKWENESGETKEVTYENLLKQVNKAGNVFIDKGLKQGDVVLVIVPRLIEAYVVYLAALKAGMVVIPSSEMLREKDLQYRISHGDVKAVVSYFPYVDQFNNITETQPLVKFTIGGEEEGWIHLDAEMGQAKDDLPLADTSRDDMAFLSYTSGTTGNPKGVVHTHGWAFAHLKTAASKWLGIEEGDTAWATAGPGWQKWIWSPFLSVLGSGATGLVYNGKFEPKKYLSLLQKYTVNVLCCTPTEYRLMAKVDNLSEYQLPALHSAVSAGEPLNREVIDTFRKYFNVEVRDGYGQTENTLLVGVTKGMALKPGSMGKPTPGNRVEIINEEGQVCAVGEVGDIAVHVETPALFKNYYKDPERTAMQFRGDYYVTGDKAKMDEDGYFWFEGRGDDIIISSGYTIGPFEVEDALVKHPFVKECAVVASPDEIRGFIVKAFVVLQEEVDPADPELTKTLQEHVKTLTAPYKYPRKIEYLSELPKTTSGKIRRIELRQKEFASAKQV from the coding sequence ATGAAAAGAGAAGATTTAATTGCACCAGAAAGGTATAATCTTGTTTCTGAAGTAGAACGTTTTGCAAAAGATCCAAACAGAATGGCATTAAAATGGGAAAATGAATCTGGGGAGACCAAGGAAGTTACATACGAAAATTTATTAAAGCAAGTTAATAAGGCAGGAAATGTTTTTATCGATAAGGGTTTAAAACAGGGAGATGTGGTTCTTGTTATAGTTCCGCGTCTTATTGAAGCTTACGTAGTCTATTTAGCTGCCTTGAAAGCTGGAATGGTTGTAATCCCTAGTTCAGAAATGTTAAGGGAAAAAGACTTACAGTACCGGATTTCACACGGTGATGTGAAAGCAGTTGTTAGCTATTTTCCATATGTGGACCAATTTAATAACATTACTGAAACACAACCACTAGTAAAGTTTACAATTGGGGGAGAGGAAGAGGGCTGGATTCATTTAGATGCTGAAATGGGACAGGCAAAGGATGATTTACCATTAGCTGATACCTCAAGAGACGATATGGCATTTTTGTCCTATACTTCTGGAACAACCGGCAATCCAAAAGGTGTTGTTCATACACATGGCTGGGCATTTGCTCATCTGAAAACCGCTGCTTCAAAATGGCTGGGGATTGAAGAGGGAGACACGGCTTGGGCTACTGCAGGTCCTGGCTGGCAAAAATGGATTTGGAGTCCATTTTTATCGGTCCTTGGTTCAGGGGCAACGGGGTTAGTGTATAACGGCAAATTTGAGCCTAAAAAATATTTAAGTCTCTTACAGAAATATACGGTTAATGTATTATGCTGTACACCAACCGAATATCGCTTAATGGCAAAGGTTGATAATTTAAGTGAATACCAGTTGCCAGCTCTCCATAGTGCAGTATCAGCAGGGGAACCTCTAAATCGTGAAGTTATTGATACATTTAGAAAGTATTTTAACGTTGAGGTCAGAGATGGTTACGGTCAAACGGAAAATACCTTACTTGTCGGTGTAACAAAAGGGATGGCATTAAAACCTGGTTCAATGGGAAAACCTACTCCAGGAAACAGAGTAGAAATTATTAACGAAGAAGGACAGGTATGTGCTGTCGGAGAGGTTGGAGATATCGCCGTTCATGTGGAAACACCTGCCTTATTTAAAAATTATTATAAAGATCCAGAAAGAACTGCTATGCAATTCCGTGGGGATTATTATGTAACTGGAGATAAAGCGAAAATGGATGAAGACGGCTATTTCTGGTTTGAAGGACGCGGAGATGACATTATTATCAGCTCTGGTTATACGATCGGACCTTTTGAGGTAGAAGACGCACTTGTTAAACATCCATTTGTAAAAGAATGTGCGGTAGTGGCAAGTCCAGATGAAATTCGAGGCTTTATTGTTAAAGCGTTTGTTGTTTTACAAGAAGAGGTAGATCCGGCCGACCCAGAATTAACCAAGACGCTTCAGGAGCATGTAAAAACTCTTACAGCGCCATACAAATATCCAAGAAAAATTGAGTATTTATCCGAACTTCCAAAAACGACATCAGGGAAAATCCGGAGAATTGAGCTTCGTCAAAAAGAATTTGCATCAGCTAAGCAAGTATAA
- the rarD gene encoding EamA family transporter RarD, producing MKRTELQQGAIHAGFSYLLWGLLPIYWKFLGEVNAQEILANRVFWSFIFMIVVLVFTKKWGLFVQTFRGFAQNKKQLYALTIASLLISINWFIYIWAVNSGHMIEASLGYYINPLVSILLGMLVLKEKLTIYQYISFVLATVGVLVLTVAHGKFPWIAITLALSFGLYGLAKKLIHVESAVGLTLETMVVAPIAAIYMILLFSKGTNSFLTSSMGTDLLLIGAGAATAVPLLYFAKGAQKIPLSLLGFLQYIAPTLTLLLGVFVYNEHFSKVQLLSFMFIWSALTIYSLSKTKLFSAMELRWRSKRTSI from the coding sequence ATGAAAAGAACAGAACTTCAGCAGGGAGCCATCCATGCCGGTTTTTCTTATTTACTATGGGGATTATTGCCGATTTATTGGAAATTCCTAGGCGAGGTTAATGCACAGGAAATTCTGGCGAACCGAGTATTTTGGTCGTTTATTTTTATGATTGTTGTTTTGGTTTTTACAAAGAAATGGGGATTGTTTGTACAAACGTTTAGAGGGTTCGCCCAAAACAAAAAGCAACTGTATGCATTGACTATTGCTTCTCTCTTAATCAGTATAAATTGGTTTATTTATATTTGGGCAGTTAATAGTGGACATATGATTGAAGCGAGCTTAGGATATTATATTAATCCCCTTGTCAGTATTTTATTAGGCATGCTAGTCTTAAAGGAGAAGTTAACGATCTATCAATATATCTCCTTTGTCCTGGCAACTGTGGGGGTTTTAGTATTAACCGTTGCACATGGTAAATTTCCTTGGATCGCGATTACATTAGCACTATCCTTTGGTTTATATGGATTAGCGAAAAAGCTGATTCATGTGGAGTCAGCAGTAGGGCTGACATTAGAAACCATGGTGGTCGCACCCATTGCGGCTATATATATGATTTTATTGTTTAGTAAAGGGACGAATTCGTTTTTAACTTCAAGCATGGGAACGGATTTGCTTTTAATAGGTGCGGGGGCAGCTACAGCAGTGCCATTGCTATATTTTGCAAAAGGGGCTCAAAAAATCCCACTATCTCTATTAGGGTTTTTACAATATATTGCACCTACACTCACATTGCTTTTAGGAGTTTTTGTATATAATGAACATTTTTCTAAGGTTCAGCTTTTATCCTTTATGTTTATCTGGTCAGCATTAACGATTTATTCTTTATCTAAAACAAAGCTTTTCTCAGCAATGGAATTAAGATGGCGAAGTAAAAGAACAAGCATCTAA
- a CDS encoding NAD kinase, protein MESRRNIYFYHKRDEDMLAKAAPLFEIADRYGFTMVNDYRKANIIASVGDDGTFLQAVRKTGFRDDCLYVGISTKNSLSMYCDFRISDTSKMIEAITTNEHIEVRRYPTIEVTVDGQGTFHCLNEFSIRSSIIKTLVLDVFVDQLHFETFRGDGLIVATPTGSTAYNKSVNGSVVDPLLSCMQVSEVASVNTNRYRTLGASFILGSERTLTLKVISEGNDHPTMGMDNEALSIRHVDKIQVKISDKKLKTLKLKDNSFWEKVKRTYL, encoded by the coding sequence ATGGAATCGAGACGCAACATCTATTTTTACCATAAGCGCGATGAGGACATGCTTGCTAAAGCTGCTCCATTATTTGAAATAGCAGATCGTTATGGTTTTACTATGGTTAATGATTATAGAAAAGCGAATATCATTGCCAGCGTTGGAGATGACGGGACCTTTTTGCAAGCAGTGAGAAAAACAGGGTTCCGGGATGATTGCCTTTATGTGGGGATTTCAACTAAAAATAGTTTAAGTATGTATTGTGATTTTCGAATTAGTGATACATCCAAGATGATCGAGGCTATTACAACGAATGAGCATATTGAGGTTCGTCGCTATCCAACTATTGAAGTCACCGTAGACGGACAAGGTACGTTCCACTGTTTGAACGAATTTAGTATCCGCTCTTCCATTATTAAGACATTAGTTTTGGACGTCTTTGTAGACCAGCTTCATTTCGAGACCTTCCGCGGGGATGGTTTAATTGTTGCAACACCAACAGGAAGTACAGCTTATAATAAATCTGTCAATGGTTCAGTTGTTGACCCGCTTCTATCCTGTATGCAGGTAAGCGAAGTGGCCTCTGTGAATACCAATCGTTATCGAACACTTGGTGCTTCCTTTATTCTAGGCAGCGAACGCACCCTTACACTTAAAGTCATTTCTGAGGGCAATGACCACCCAACAATGGGCATGGATAACGAAGCTCTAAGCATCCGCCATGTCGACAAAATTCAAGTAAAAATCAGCGATAAAAAGCTGAAAACACTAAAACTAAAAGACAACTCCTTCTGGGAAAAAGTAAAAAGAACGTATTTATAA
- the sppA gene encoding signal peptide peptidase SppA codes for MNGKRWAALGIAAALFFVSIVINFLSAFAFKGLKTDLGDFMATTEQSFTEEVVEDGSELKKIVILDVNGVIQDTGETGALLSGGGYNHQDFMKKLNYIKDDDTVKGIIIKVNSPGGGVVESAEIHDKLKEIQKDTKKPVYISMGSMAASGGYYISTAAKKIFASPETLTGSLGVIMEGINYEGLADKYGVDFVTIKSGQYKDIMSPTRKMTEEERQILQSMINNSYDGFVKVISKGRNMTVEQVKKIADGRVYDGRQAKELHLVDEFGYLDDVIVRMKKDEKLKGAKVVRYADDLGFGSLFTMQAKKIMGDNGELAGIMKVLSKPNSPRLMYLYAE; via the coding sequence TTGAATGGAAAGCGATGGGCAGCACTTGGAATTGCAGCTGCACTATTTTTTGTTTCAATCGTAATTAATTTTTTATCAGCGTTTGCTTTCAAGGGACTAAAAACCGATTTAGGTGATTTTATGGCTACCACCGAACAGTCCTTTACTGAGGAAGTTGTTGAAGATGGAAGTGAATTAAAGAAAATTGTCATTCTCGATGTGAACGGGGTAATTCAAGACACAGGAGAAACAGGGGCACTCCTATCTGGCGGAGGGTACAATCATCAGGACTTTATGAAAAAGTTAAACTACATAAAAGATGATGACACAGTTAAAGGGATCATTATCAAGGTGAATTCTCCAGGCGGTGGAGTCGTTGAAAGTGCTGAAATTCACGATAAGCTTAAGGAAATCCAAAAAGATACGAAGAAACCAGTATATATTTCAATGGGCTCAATGGCTGCATCTGGGGGCTATTATATTTCAACAGCTGCAAAGAAGATTTTTGCAAGTCCTGAGACATTGACAGGCAGCTTAGGAGTCATCATGGAAGGGATTAACTATGAGGGACTAGCAGATAAATACGGTGTCGACTTTGTAACAATTAAAAGTGGGCAATATAAAGATATTATGAGCCCGACCCGTAAAATGACTGAAGAAGAACGTCAGATTTTACAGTCCATGATCAATAATTCATACGATGGTTTTGTTAAGGTTATTTCGAAAGGCCGCAACATGACGGTCGAACAAGTCAAGAAAATAGCAGATGGCCGGGTGTATGATGGCCGCCAAGCGAAGGAATTGCATCTTGTTGATGAATTCGGTTATTTAGATGATGTGATTGTCCGGATGAAAAAAGATGAAAAGCTTAAAGGTGCAAAGGTAGTCCGTTATGCAGATGATCTTGGATTTGGATCACTTTTTACTATGCAGGCTAAAAAAATTATGGGAGACAATGGGGAATTAGCAGGGATAATGAAGGTCCTTTCAAAGCCTAATTCACCACGTCTTATGTACTTGTATGCAGAATAG
- a CDS encoding RDD family protein, producing the protein MTTHWPVRYAGFWMRFWAYLLDLIVVGSIERIVIKPLFRLLDISLSEFNIFAPISIATAVVFYLYFVLMTKFFGQTLGKMVFGIKVVDLKKQELTWGTILFREWIGRFISATIIVGYVIVAFLPKKQGLHDIFSDTTVIHIER; encoded by the coding sequence ATGACTACTCATTGGCCCGTTCGCTATGCGGGTTTCTGGATGCGCTTCTGGGCTTATCTACTTGATTTAATTGTCGTTGGAAGTATTGAAAGAATAGTGATTAAACCCTTATTCAGACTGCTAGATATTTCACTATCGGAGTTTAACATATTTGCACCGATTTCCATTGCAACCGCCGTCGTCTTTTATCTTTATTTTGTTCTAATGACCAAGTTCTTTGGCCAAACCCTTGGAAAAATGGTTTTTGGAATAAAGGTAGTAGATTTGAAAAAACAAGAGTTAACATGGGGAACCATTTTGTTTCGTGAATGGATCGGTCGTTTTATATCTGCAACCATTATTGTTGGTTATGTGATTGTTGCTTTCTTACCTAAAAAACAGGGCCTTCATGATATCTTCTCGGATACGACGGTCATTCATATCGAACGATAA
- a CDS encoding DUF2953 domain-containing protein, which translates to MIWVLLIVSLLLLLFLLLIFSKLTIFLNYYHFNDNDDLKVEFRLWFGLIKYKIDVPLIKIDDDSPSIVVKRKRKGKKNEENNNVSVNQIEKDDVMTSFENTKELLEHVFGLHKIIRTFCKKVSIKKFEWHSMVGIGDAAFTGMITGGIWAIKGSIIGLLSHYLSLKVMPELSVTPHFQAAVIQIRFSGIFQFRIGHAILAGLKLIKFWKGGKPHFKKKAKFSSEKTNSV; encoded by the coding sequence GTGATATGGGTCCTACTAATCGTGTCGTTGCTATTGCTATTATTTCTTCTTCTTATTTTTTCTAAATTAACAATTTTTTTAAATTACTATCATTTTAATGACAATGATGATTTGAAGGTAGAATTTAGATTATGGTTCGGGTTAATTAAATACAAGATTGATGTTCCATTAATAAAGATTGATGATGATTCCCCTAGTATCGTAGTAAAGAGAAAAAGAAAGGGGAAAAAGAATGAGGAGAATAACAATGTTTCAGTTAATCAGATTGAAAAAGACGATGTGATGACAAGTTTTGAAAATACAAAAGAACTGCTAGAGCATGTATTTGGCTTGCATAAGATTATTAGGACGTTTTGTAAAAAGGTATCTATAAAAAAGTTTGAGTGGCATTCGATGGTTGGAATAGGAGACGCAGCATTTACTGGAATGATAACTGGGGGAATATGGGCAATAAAAGGAAGTATCATTGGACTCCTTAGTCATTATCTGTCATTGAAAGTGATGCCTGAACTCTCTGTTACGCCTCATTTCCAAGCAGCTGTTATCCAAATAAGATTTTCAGGTATTTTTCAGTTTCGAATAGGGCATGCTATTCTCGCAGGATTAAAGCTGATTAAATTCTGGAAGGGCGGAAAACCGCACTTTAAAAAGAAAGCAAAATTCTCAAGTGAAAAAACTAATTCTGTTTGA
- the ytfJ gene encoding GerW family sporulation protein → MSDHPIQGLMTTAMESLKEMIDVNTIIGDPVETPDGSVILTVSKVGFGFAAGGSEFKMDSSQSQGQGQSQGQGQGQPKLPFGGGSGGGVSITPIAFLIVNSHGVKMLHLDESTHLYEKILELAPQAVDKIQQMFSKKDENKQQQNQQQNQQSHQPKQELEF, encoded by the coding sequence ATGTCCGACCATCCAATTCAAGGTTTGATGACAACCGCAATGGAAAGCTTAAAAGAAATGATTGATGTAAATACCATTATTGGGGATCCGGTTGAAACCCCCGATGGAAGTGTTATTTTAACAGTTTCTAAGGTAGGGTTTGGTTTCGCTGCAGGGGGTAGTGAGTTTAAAATGGACAGCAGCCAATCACAAGGTCAGGGGCAGAGTCAAGGCCAAGGCCAGGGTCAGCCGAAGCTTCCATTTGGTGGAGGTAGTGGGGGCGGTGTATCTATTACCCCTATAGCTTTTTTAATTGTGAACTCACATGGAGTTAAGATGTTGCACCTTGATGAAAGTACGCATTTATATGAAAAAATTTTAGAGCTGGCACCACAAGCAGTGGACAAAATTCAACAAATGTTCTCAAAAAAAGATGAAAATAAACAACAACAAAATCAACAACAGAACCAACAGTCCCATCAACCAAAACAAGAGCTTGAGTTTTAA
- the tpx gene encoding thiol peroxidase, with translation MANVTFKGNPVTLLGNEVKVGDKAPNFTVLANDLSAVTLKDTKGQVRLISAVPSLDTGVCDAETRRFNEEANGLGNVKILTVSVDLPFAQKRWCAAAGIENVQTLSDHRDLSFGEAYGVAIQELRLLTRAVFVVDSTDTVTYVEYVSEATNHPNYEAALEAARNAK, from the coding sequence ATGGCAAATGTAACTTTTAAGGGAAATCCAGTAACATTACTAGGGAACGAAGTGAAAGTAGGAGATAAGGCTCCAAATTTCACCGTGTTAGCAAATGATCTATCAGCAGTAACTTTAAAGGATACTAAGGGGCAAGTTCGCTTAATCAGTGCAGTACCTTCTCTAGATACTGGTGTATGTGATGCGGAAACACGACGTTTCAATGAAGAAGCTAATGGCTTAGGAAATGTTAAGATTCTAACTGTAAGCGTGGACCTTCCATTTGCGCAAAAGCGCTGGTGTGCTGCAGCAGGAATTGAAAACGTTCAAACTCTATCTGATCACCGTGATCTATCATTTGGTGAAGCATATGGTGTTGCGATTCAAGAATTAAGACTTTTAACTCGTGCAGTTTTCGTTGTTGATTCTACAGACACAGTAACATACGTAGAATACGTGAGCGAAGCAACAAATCATCCAAATTATGAAGCAGCACTTGAAGCTGCTAGAAATGCAAAGTAA